The genomic region CACGTTATACCAAAAGCAAAAAAATAGTCGCAATTCTCCTGGGCACCTCTATAGAATGAACGTGCCCATCTATCCCGTAATCGAATAGCTTCCACCCAACACACATTAATAGGAATGTCATGAAAGTAAAATTCACCCATTACGTGACCGTGCTATTGTTTACAACATACATGCAAGCGTCCCTATTTGCATCATCCGATCAACCACATGAAAGTACCACACACCAATCTTCTCCAAAGCTGGAGTTAACCAAAAAACTGACGAAAAACGATAATACATCTTGCGAATCAGAAGCAGAAAAATCTGCTTCCACACACCACCTACAAATCAACTGGCCCGATAAATCAGCCTCCCACTTAAGTGGCGCACAATTTACTATAAAACTCCCTCGACAACCAAACGATATGAGCAATCCATTGCAGCCTGGTTCTACTGGCCACCATTTTTATGGAACATTAATTTCTAAACTCAAAAGAACACAAGAAGTTCTGGACCATATGAACTCTGACCAATGGAACAACTTATCCGCAGCAGCACAAGAAGAATTCATTGATAATCATTACGCACAAGAGCAGCAAGAGATCGCACATCTGCAGAAAAAACCCTCTATTTTAAAAAGATTATTTACACAACCATTTGTAGGTGTTGCTTTATTTATGTTATCAAACACAAAGGCCCTTACTAACCATGCGCCATTATTAGAACATGCCAATATACAAGCAGTTGCATGCATACAGGCTGTCGCAAGCATGATATATCAGCTGCTACTATAACGTGGCTCTATATCAGAAGATGGTAAATACCTCCGAATATGGTGCGTTCGCCGAGGCTCTCTTCCGTCTTCGTTAAAATTCCGCATGCAAAAAATAACGTCTGACTCCATAGACAAAAGCACTGAATGTAATTATATTGCTGCAAGTAAATTCAACCCAATACTACAAGGAATCAGATGAAAAAAATAACCCTCACCGCATTATTGCTTTCTACATACGCATGTACCAATGCACATCAACAAAAGGCAACAGTGGCATATGATGAGAGCGAAACAGATACAACCAAAACAGAAGTGCAAACCCCTGCCGCCAGCCCATCTACTCCCCTGCAAACAAATTCTGCTACTCCATCGAACACATTACAATCATCGACTAAGCAACCGCTGACTGTGGATGCATCATTCCATGCCATTTTAGACACAGAGATGACAGCAGCACAGGATCAAATAGCATTCTTGACATCACCTCATTGGAAGATTCTCACACCAGAACAGAAATCACAGGTAATCATTGAACATCACGCAAAACAAAAAAGCGCATACAACAAATTATTTAATATTAAAGAAAAATCTAAGTTCAGGAGATTTGCAGAAATGGCTTGGGTGGGTGTGATAGGCTACTTTGCTGGAAACGCGTTCCCTTTGAAAAGAAGATAATTCATCTATCGAAAATCCCTATCCGTTATTGCTAGACTAAGAAAAAAAGTAGCAATATGGGTAGGGAATATGGTAAAAAAGAGAGTATTATATATAATTTTTCTGTGCAGCATAACGGTACTGCACTATGTTGATGCAAAAAAAACGCATATTAAAAAAACAGTTATCATAACTGGTACTAATCAACAGAAATCTCCCGCACCTACTAACACAGAAAACATATCCACAGCTCCAATCACCATCACCATTTGGATACATGGCACGACTCCATCAATTGCAAAACTACCGATCAACAGTATTCAACAGTTTTTTTATACTAAGCAGGGTATTTTTGACCCACGCACCTTGAATCCTACAACTCACCGTCATCAAATTGGCACAACGCTCACCGAAAGCCCTCTCTTTCCTGCGCAACATTTTTACATGTTTGGTTGGTCCGGAACATTATCATTTGCTGCTCGGCAAAAAGCCGCTGAACAGCTCTACGCAGAGCTCATTACACTCTGCGATCACTATCAAAAAACATATAGTACAACCCCACGCGTCCGGCTGATCACGCATAGCCACGGTGGAAATGTCGCTCTGAATATGGCAACCATGACGCAACGCCCAACAGATCCTCTGGCGATCGACGAACTTATCCTCCTTGCATGCCCCGTACAAGATCACACCGCACAGCACATCAATAACCCCATGTTCAAACAGATATATTCGCTTTATTCCACCAAAGATTTTTTACAAATAATCGACCCGCAACAGTTATATAGCCCCACCAAAACATCCTCTTTCTTTTCTCGACGGCGCTTTACGCCCCATCAAAAAATACGCCAAGTGAAAATTCAGATAAATAAACGATCTATCTCTCACATTGAATTCATTTTATCCCGTTTTGTCCGTATGCTACCCAAGGTCTTATCTGAAATAAAAACATGGGCATCTGACGCCTGGGATGATCCGTCCACCGAGCATACACTCCGTATCTCAACCCATAACCAGAAAAAAAGAAAGTTTCAGAGCGAAAACCCATCTGTTTGACAAGACAGCAATAATGAGGAAAGATGAACTTATATAATCAGAGTAATTGAATATAATTTTATACGGTTGTTAAATCATGAACCAACGCAATTTTTTTCGTAAACCATATCTCACCCTTTTAACGTTTACCGCGATGCTTTCTGGTTGCGCTGGCTCATCTGCTAAAAAACAACAAGTTAAAAAAACGATCTGGATGGCCGATTCTACCCCCCGCAAACAACATGCTCCAATCCAGAATGATATCTCTGCACCACAAACCAACTGCCAGCAAATGGTAACTATTTGGGTCCACGGGACCTGTAAAACCTATCATTTTGCACCATATGGCCCGATTAAAAAGTTCTTTTATACTAAGCCAGGTATCTTTGACCCACGAACCCTTACCACTGACATGCACCATCACACCATCGGTAAAAAAATATGCCAAAGCGCACCTGAACAGTTCCCTGCAGATCATTTTTATATGTTTGGATGGTCAGGAATATTATCATTTGAGGCACGAGAAGAAGCTGCACATCAGCTCTACCAAGAAATTATCACACTGCTTGAACAGTATGAGCAAACACATGGCTACCGTCCACGCATTCGTCTCATAACCCATAGTCATGGCGGGAATGTGGCACTAAATCTTGCCCGAATTGCCTCTCAATACAGTACACCGCTCCGCATAGATGAACTCGTCTTGCTTGCATGTCCCGTACAAGACCTCACGGCACCATACACACAAGATCCAATGTTTACTACAATATATTCACTCTATTCCAGCACCGATTTGATTCAAATTGCAGACCCACAGGGTTTATATGCGCAGCAAAAAAATCATACCACTTCCCTCTTTTCTCGCCGCAAATTCAGCCATCATCCAAAGATTCGTCAAGTGAAAATTCAAATCAATAAACGATCTCTGGCACACGTAGAGTTTATACTATCTCAATTTGTAGATATGCTTCCCCATCTATTAGATGAGATCGATACATGGTCAGAAGAAATATGGCATAATGAAGAAGCACAACCAACGTTGTCTATTATGACGAATAAAAATGAGAAAAAAGGGAATTGAGATGTTAAAATCGCTGCCTCTGGCCACTATCTACTTAGCTCTGCTGAGCACAGCAATGGTGCATGCTGCAAATCCAGGAGAACGATTTGTTCCAAATTCGTCACGATGGGTTGATCCAGAATCCGGCGAAATACAGAGCTCGTCACCGATAAGATCATATGCAGAATCGCAGCGTTTGCTACTTTTCGAAAGCCAACTCCGTTGGCGCCTTACCGATCGCCCAAATCCGAAACGTCGATTAAGCGAAAGTGACACAACTCTGAACGCCTGCCGATTGACATCCGAACTCATAAGACCACGCACGAAATCATTGAGCTAAAATAAAAAATAGACAGCCTCTCTTTTTGCCTATAATATACCCAACCGCACTATCAGTTTTACCTATACAAAAATAGAAAGAGGACCCGATGAAACTAAATTTACTGACGTTAACCGCGATACCGTTACTGATTATTACTACCAGAGCCCTACCTGCCGCTGGCAACCTATTAGAAGAAGCATTTATACATGCAGAGGCATTAGGCGCAGATGGACTTGAGGCAGCTTATGCAGGAGCAGCCGATGCTGCGGAACAAGCAATAACTCGCGGCTTGATACAGATCTTTGGGGATGGAAATGCAAAAAGACTAGCATGGCAACTCAATGAAGCAGGCGCTGCTATACTTGCTGACCCAGACCAAAGCGATGACACAAGAAGCACTGTGACGCGTTTGATGGCAATACATGCCATAGTAACTACACCGTTTGACTCTGAACAGTTTGATAATAAAAGTGAACCACAATCTCCAACTTCTTTTTTTGAAGATATTTTAGGTAGACAAGAAGCAGAACTGGCTGCAAAAAGAGCTTTTTTACTATCACCGCAATGGCGTGAACTATCACCATCAATACAAAAAAAAAGAGTGAGAAAAATGCTCCGTCTCGATCTCTCTACAACAACGAAAGACTTAAGCGCTGCTCTACAACAGTTTCCCCTAGCACCTCTACCGGCGCATAAACACAAAAGAAACGGCAGCGTCAGCCCACAAAGAAGATTATCTGACTCACCGTCAACGCCTCGCGCTCGATCAGCAAGCGCTCCATCAAGTCCTCGCTTGCAACAGAACTAAATATATATAATTTGATTAAAAGAGGGGCTTGCAATGTCCCTTTTTTAATTTTTACCGTTGTTTCCTCACAAATATATGGTATAATAGACGTATTATGATACACGCAGATAATATTAATCTTTCATTCGGATCACAAGTAGTCTTCAACGATATATCGTTCACTGTTCAACAGGATCAAAAAGTTGGACTCGTTGGCCGCAATGGATCAGGAAAATCAACCTTACTTCATGCAATTATTGATAATTCACAACTGGATAGCGGATCGCTAAAATATTTAACCAGTAAAAAAATTGCATATCTCCCCCAAAACGTGGTCCTCGAATCTGACCGCTCGATCATCGATGAGACAGTGCGAGCGATTAAGGAAATTGCAGACTTACTTGATAAAGCAGCTCTTTTGCAACATCAAATGACATCGAGCAATGACACTGCAATAGCAATCGAATATGCACAAGTGCAAGCAACTTTGGCTGATTATAACCTCGAGCAAATGCAGGCGCAAGCAAAGCGAATTTTACAAGGCCTTGGACTTTCTACAGAGCAATTTGACATGCCCGTATCTACGCTGAGCGTAGGATGGAAAATGCGTGTTGTACTTGCAAAGCTCCTTCTGCAAGATGCTGATTTCTATCTATTTGACGAACCGACAAACCACCTTGATTTAATTGCAAAAGAGTGGTTTTTAGAATTTTTAAAGAATGCATCTTTTGGATTTATGATTGTTTGCCACGAACGGTACTTTTTGGATGAACTCTGTAGCCATATCTTAAGCCTTGAACGAGGCAAGGGCATTATGTATACCGGAAATTATTCAAAATTCCTTGCGCAAAAAGAACATAATGACGCATTATTACGATCTGCATACGTGAACCAACAAAAAGAGATCAAACAGAAAAAAGAAACTATTGAGCGATTCCGCGCATCTGCAAGCAAAGCAAAGATGGCGCAAAGCATGATCAAAGCGCTCGATAAAATAGAAATCATTGAACTACCACCTTCTGACAAGATTATTACATTCAACTTTGGATCAATAAAGCCTTCAAGCCGAACCGTGCTGGAAGTGAAAAATGTTGCTCACTCATTTGGCGACAAACAGATTTTTAAAAATGTATCATGTGAAATTGAACGAGGACAAAAAGTAGCCATCGTTGCTGCTAACGGTGTCGGTAAAACAACATTGCTTAACATCATCAACGGTAAAATTCCTTGCCAACAAGGCACGATCAATGTCGGTGGACAAGTAACTTCTGCTTTATTTGAGCAAGATCAAAACAAAATGCTCAACAAAGATATGAGCATTTTAGAAAATGTAACTCAAAGAGCTCGAGAAAAAACAGAACAGGCTGTACGATCTCTTCTTGGTGCATTTTTATTTAGTAATGATGATGTAAAGAAAAAAGTTGGCGTACTGAGCGGTGGAGAAAAAAACCGGGTTGGTATGGTGTGCACGCTCCTGAATGACGCAAATCTACTTATGCTTGATGAGCCCACCAACCATTTGGATATTCAATCAAAAGAGATTTTGCTCCGTGCGCTGAAAACGTACACCGGTACTATGATCTTTGTTTCTCACGATCGTGATTTTGTGAATGATCTTGCAACTCACATTCTTGAACTTACTCCTACTGGCGCATTTTTATACCATGGCAACTTTGATTCATTCTTGTACCAAAAAAAATATGCAACAACTCCTGGAGCAGAATCGAACGGAGCTAAGCCATCGAATAAGCAAAAAGATTTTAAAGAAGAGCTAAGCGCTGGTCCTAAGAAATCAAACAAAGAACTCTTCTTACTCCGAAAAGAATCGAACCGTCTTGAAAGAATGGTTACCAAAGCTGAACAGAAAGCTGCTGATCTACAAACTGCGATCACTGCGGCAACATGGGGTTCAGATGAGGCTACTGCACTACAAAAACAGTTAGTCGATGCTAAAGCAACCCTTCAAAAGTTAACTGCTGAATGGGAAGCGGTAGAAAAGTCGATCAACGAGTAAATAATAGATATCTCCAGAAAACGGTACCAGGAAATCTCCCGGTACCGTTTTTTATTTCTTCTTTTTCACCGCACGCATGATTCCTGCGGCATCAATACCAGCCCATGCAAGCAGCTCTTCCGGCAATCCAGATCGAGGCAACGCGGTGACCGCCAAACAATCAACCGTGATACCACTATTTCTTAACGCATAGGTAACTAACTGTCCCATGCCACCCTGCAGATAATGATCTTCCACCGTAATAAGACGATTGCCTGATTTTTGAGCAACCGAAAGCACCGTTTTATAATCGAGCGGCTTGATTGAATATAAATCAATCACAGCAATGGAAATTCCTTCTCGCAGTAATTGATCATATGCTGCAAGTGCTTGGTGCAGGGTGACCCCGGCAGCAACTACGCATGCAGCATCCTGATCGCTCTGGCGCACTACTTTGCATCCACCAATATAAAAATCTTCGTACGTTGGATACAGCACTGGCGTTTCCATGCGCGTGGTACGCAAATAACTAATTCCCTGATTATATTCAGCCATTGCACCAACTAACACATGCGTACTAATTGCATCACTCGGATACAGCACCACAGAACCTGGCAATGCCGCCATTAACGCAATATCTTCCAACCCCATTTGCGAAGGGCCATCTTGACCGATCGAGATTCCCGCATGGGAACCAACCAGGCGTAGATTTGCATTGCTGATTGCAGCCATTCGAATCTGATCATATGCACGACTGAAAAAAACTGAAAATGTAGAAATGAATGGCATTTTACCCCGTCGCTCAAGTCCAACCCCCATGCTCACCATATTTTGTTCTGCGACAAAACATTGTATAAATCGTTTTGGAAAACGATGTTCGAAAATCTCTGCGAAAGTAGAATTTTTTACTTCTGCATCCAAACAGATCACCTGCTCACAAACACGCCCAAGGGCGGTCACCGCATCTCCATATGCTTTACGCGTTGCGACCATATCACCAAGTGCATACACCGGATCGTGAAAATCAACCCCCACGCATCCAGCTGGTACCGTTTTTTTTATTACCTGCGGCAATTGTGGCGCCCACACATACTCATCATTTTTATACTGCGCTGCAGCTGGAAATGTATGCGCAAGTTGTGTCACCGCAACAGCAAGCTGTTGTTCATCTAATGCTTTGCCATGAAAGTTTTCTTTATTTTCAAACAGTTGTACCCCATGGCCTTTAAATGTTTTTGCCAAAATAATAACCGGCTGATCAGACTGATCCGCATGGGCAAGAGCTCGATGTAAGGTGCCAATAATCTCCTGCATATCGTGACCATCTATACTATACGTCTGACAACCAAATGCTTTAAATTTATCGGCAAATCGCTGAACATGATGACCGTGTAATGATTCATCACTCTGCCCCAACCGATTACAGTCAACAATGCCAATCAAATTATTGAGCTTATAATGTGCAGCGAGTTCAACCGCCTCCCAAATTGATCCCTCTGCTATCTCAGCATCCCCCATCAACACAAACGTACGATAGTTCCGTGCATCCATTTTGGCGGCCAATGCCATACCTGCACCAATTGATAGTCCAATACCCAGCGAACCGGTTGCGCTTTCAGTATATTTAAAACGACGCGTTGGATGGCCTTCTAACTCAGAATCAAACCGGCGGTAAGAAAGTAAATCGTGCTCAGTCAGCACACCGGCCTCTTTCCATGCTGCATACAAAATAGGCGCTGCATGCCCCTTTGATAAGATAAATCGATCATTATCAGGATTGTCAGGATCACGCGGGTCATACTGCATTGCATCAAAAAAAAGTGCTGCCACAATATCTGCTGCAGAAAGACATGACGTTACATGCCCTGATCCGGCTTTTGTGGTCATTATCAAAGAAGAAAGGCGCATGTTATACGCCTTATATTCAAGAAATAGTTTTTTTGTATCCGGTGCGCCCATTGCAATTCTCCAAAAACAAAAACCTATTTTTTATCATTACGATGATTATGCTGATAATGATCATGTTGACTGTGATGCTGGTGCTCACGCTTACGCCAGTTTTCCTTACGCGCATACCCAATCATCTTTGCAATCCCTTCAGCACCACGGGATATTTTACAATGCACTGAATCCACAGTACTTCTCCAATAATCTCTCAATTTGCTAGATCGTATATTTTTCATCCGCTCTCCTTTACCTATTACTACCCAAGATTAACAGACCGTCACCAGGATAATGACACAATCAACCAAACAGCAATAGTTATACTGACTTACCCAATAAATCATGCTACTATACAGCTGTATGAACATAGGAAATTATACACGCAAAACTACTGAGTGGTTGCAAAACTGGTTGTTAGATTTTTTGCAATTACAACTATTTCTGACCATTTTTTCTTTACCGATTTTGGTCGCATGGGGTCTACCCGTATCTGCATTAACTATTTTGGGTAATTTGATTTTTACCCCATTTCTAACCGTTTTCTTATCACTCTCTTGCCTCATCTTTTTTTGCGAGCTGCTGTATATTCCGCAAGGATGGCTTATCTATGCGCTAGAAAAAATCACTATAGTATGGTTCAAAATACTGAACATCCCACAACTTGATTGGCTCGTCGGATTTATCGCACCACCAATGCCGCTCTTACTTCTTCTGCCAATTGTGGCACTTTTTATTATAATTCATCAGAAAACTCGCACCCAATGGTTGAGCATTATCTGTTTTATCGCCCTTTTAATTACCATCTGCGGATATAGCTACTTTGCACGGCCAGCAAACAACCACACCACCATTGCATGTAATAAAGGACAGCTCCATATCATATCTAAAAATAACTGCACTACCGTTATTGATCCTGGTTATCTTGGACAACGCATTTCCGCCGAATCATGGGTGCAGTACCGATTTTTACCGCAGTTCATGCAACAGACAGGTCAAACAACCATCGATCATCTGATCCTACTACAGCCAGGAATCAGCTTATTTAACGCCATTACGCGCCTTACCCATTGCGTTACCATTAAAAATATCTATCTAGTCTGCTGGGAGGAGACCATGAAAAAATCTGGGTTATATGCTTATGGAGCTATGCGAAGAGCATGTATCGAAAAAAAAATAAATCTTGTACGATTTGCGCAACACTCGGTAAGCATCCCAATGTCACCAGACACCACAATTGTCATAACCCCATTATCAGAAAAGATTAAGACTCCCACCATTTCATATCCCGCGTGTGCCATCCATACACAGATTGACAACAACGACATTACCTTCTATTCTGCAAAGTATATAAACAATAAAGAACTATCCGATAATCGTTTATCTTAGTGACAGTAGCAACCTTCTTTGTAGAAAAACGAAAGTGAACAATGGCGACAAATACTATTCTTTTTGTTATTGCACATCAGGGATATCAACCAGTTGAATATGAAGTTCCCAGAAAGCTCATTGAGCAGGCAGGGTTTCAAATATTCACCGCAAGCAATAACCTCGGCACTGCGGTCGCCTCTGACGGCTCGACTACTGAAGTTGATTTTTTAATTAATAGTGTGAATGCTGCAAATTACGATGGCATTTTTTTCATCGGCGGCCCCGGAGCATTAGAAAATCTTGATAATCAAGATAGTTATAATCTGCTTACCGCTGCAGCGCATCAAAAAAAAGTAATCGGAGCAATTTGCATCTCTACTCGCATCCTTGCACACGCAGAAATCCTAAAAGGAAGACATGCAACTGGATGGAATGGTGATAATCTTCTGGGCGGAATTTATAAAGAATATGATGTACACTATGACCCAAAAGAAGTAATTGTTGATGACGCAATCATCACGGCAATCGGTCCAAGCGCCGCACGCGAATTTGGTGAACGCATCATTACCCTGCTACAGGGATAAGAGTTTCTGCAGATTTAAAACATGTGATTAGGTAATACACCCGTATAAAAGCGGGTGTATTTTTGTATATCAAAGCACAAAACCCTTGTTTTATTACCACGAATCATGATACTATGTTTTCATATAGAATAATCCATAGTTAAATAAAAAGACCATTCAAACAAAAGGATAATTATGAAAATGACAAAAAAATGGTATTTTATGAGCTTTGTTGGCCTCACTTTGTTGTCAGGCGTAATGCAATCAGCGTATGATCTTTATAATGAGGAATCAGGATACCAATCTGAAGAGGAAGATCCTGAGGTAAGAGCATTATTGGCATCTACAAGACAAGAATATGAAGAGAAACAACGCGAAGACTATAAACGCGCACAAAGAGCTGGTGGCAGGGCTGAAGAAGAAGAAGAAGAAGAGAAAGAATCCGAGGCTACCGTCCATCCTAGACAGCAAACACTATATGGCGAAATGGGCCAAAGAGTCCTTGCAGACATTCAAGATAAATTAACGCAAGCCGCAGGCATGGCATACTTCCCCGTATTCAACAAAAATATGCTCAATCGCTATCAAACACATATTTTAAATGGCAGTTATCAGGCGCAAGACCTCTCCAAAATTTCAAAGACCGTTAATGATTTATTTGAAGCCGGAATCGAGGTACAGCATAAGGAAGTTCTTGAAAGAAAAAACCCGCCTAAGGAAGAAGAATTGCCATCATACTTCGATACAGCTGGTTTCTAGTCGACATGTATTTTACGGTAATTATCATTACTATTTCCCTTATTATTATGCTTCAGAAAAGGATTCTTAATGACAAGTCTATTAAAAATGAACTTGAGAACGGAAAAGTAGCCGCTGAGCACCTCAAAAAACAAAAACATCAACAAGCTGATTTTGCTGCTGATATAACGGGCATGGGCGGATTTTATTAATAGCGATATACACACAACGCTTTTTATAGCATAAGAATTGATAATCGGTTGCCTAAAAAACAACCGATTATTTTTTTCAGATCATCATTTGCAAGCACTTATTTTCTATCAGTCCTTGTTTTGTTTGCATATTTTAAGCATAATTAAGCCCGTACAAACATATAAAACATCTTACAAATCAAAAAAATATGCTTACCAATAAAACAACACGCGCTCTGCTATTCAGCTTCTGCACGCGAATTTGGTGAACGCATCATTACCCTGCTACAGGGATAAGAGTTTCTGCAGATTTAAAACATGTGATTAGGTAATACACCCGTGTAAAAACGGGTGTATTTGCATTTTTAAACATACAAAACACTGTCTTTTTATCATTACTTTTGCTATTATCATTCAGATGAAAAATTTTTAATCACAAATAAAAACGCAATATCAAAGGATTTTTTCTATGAACATTACAAACAAGCGATACCTCGTTGCCAGCTTAGCAGCTCTCCTTTTTGCACCATGCATAATACAATCTGCTGCGGAAGCCGCGGAAGAAGTTGATCCAGAACTACAACATGTGCTCGCTCTCTCTCAGCAAGCATATGAAGAGGAAACCGCACGATATAACCAAGAATTAGAACGAACATTCTGGCGAAATTGGGCAACAACCCAGCTCGAGGACGACGAAGAAAGAAAAGAACGAAATGCAGCGGCAGCCATTCCAGCAGCACATGAGGATGAAAGAAAAGAGCAAGACAACATTGACCCAGAAGTATCAAGTGATGAAGATGAGCGCCCTGAAGTCATAGAGCTGCGTACCGGAACCCGTTACACACCAGAACGATATATAGGCTACCAACCCGAAGTCATTAGACCGAGGGTAGCGCAGCTACTTGCTGCTGCCAGAAACGCGGCTTCTGCTATGTTGCAACAGGCTACCTATCTCTCCTCTGAAGAAGCAGTTCACCGTGCAATAAAACAAGATATAGAGGACTTTAGCACACTCCCTTTTGAATTTTATCAGACAGAACGTCGTTCGCTCTTTGATGCTATTAATCGAGAAATTTCTCTTCTACACGATTCCATTGAACAAAGATTAGTGGTACCAAGAGCAGAGCATCTAAGAAATATTATCATTCGGGAAGCCCAAGACAATATTCAAGAAGCACAAGCAACCGAGCATTTTAATGAAAGCACTGTTGGACAAATGCAGCAAGATTTAGCCAGATTACAACGTCAAACCAACGTTGTTAGAGACATAAAAGCGTTTAAAACATCTCTCACAACAAACAGAAAGCTTATTCAAGAAACACTTGCCATAGGAAAAG from Candidatus Babeliales bacterium harbors:
- a CDS encoding ABC-F family ATP-binding cassette domain-containing protein → MIHADNINLSFGSQVVFNDISFTVQQDQKVGLVGRNGSGKSTLLHAIIDNSQLDSGSLKYLTSKKIAYLPQNVVLESDRSIIDETVRAIKEIADLLDKAALLQHQMTSSNDTAIAIEYAQVQATLADYNLEQMQAQAKRILQGLGLSTEQFDMPVSTLSVGWKMRVVLAKLLLQDADFYLFDEPTNHLDLIAKEWFLEFLKNASFGFMIVCHERYFLDELCSHILSLERGKGIMYTGNYSKFLAQKEHNDALLRSAYVNQQKEIKQKKETIERFRASASKAKMAQSMIKALDKIEIIELPPSDKIITFNFGSIKPSSRTVLEVKNVAHSFGDKQIFKNVSCEIERGQKVAIVAANGVGKTTLLNIINGKIPCQQGTINVGGQVTSALFEQDQNKMLNKDMSILENVTQRAREKTEQAVRSLLGAFLFSNDDVKKKVGVLSGGEKNRVGMVCTLLNDANLLMLDEPTNHLDIQSKEILLRALKTYTGTMIFVSHDRDFVNDLATHILELTPTGAFLYHGNFDSFLYQKKYATTPGAESNGAKPSNKQKDFKEELSAGPKKSNKELFLLRKESNRLERMVTKAEQKAADLQTAITAATWGSDEATALQKQLVDAKATLQKLTAEWEAVEKSINE
- a CDS encoding transketolase — translated: MGAPDTKKLFLEYKAYNMRLSSLIMTTKAGSGHVTSCLSAADIVAALFFDAMQYDPRDPDNPDNDRFILSKGHAAPILYAAWKEAGVLTEHDLLSYRRFDSELEGHPTRRFKYTESATGSLGIGLSIGAGMALAAKMDARNYRTFVLMGDAEIAEGSIWEAVELAAHYKLNNLIGIVDCNRLGQSDESLHGHHVQRFADKFKAFGCQTYSIDGHDMQEIIGTLHRALAHADQSDQPVIILAKTFKGHGVQLFENKENFHGKALDEQQLAVAVTQLAHTFPAAAQYKNDEYVWAPQLPQVIKKTVPAGCVGVDFHDPVYALGDMVATRKAYGDAVTALGRVCEQVICLDAEVKNSTFAEIFEHRFPKRFIQCFVAEQNMVSMGVGLERRGKMPFISTFSVFFSRAYDQIRMAAISNANLRLVGSHAGISIGQDGPSQMGLEDIALMAALPGSVVLYPSDAISTHVLVGAMAEYNQGISYLRTTRMETPVLYPTYEDFYIGGCKVVRQSDQDAACVVAAGVTLHQALAAYDQLLREGISIAVIDLYSIKPLDYKTVLSVAQKSGNRLITVEDHYLQGGMGQLVTYALRNSGITVDCLAVTALPRSGLPEELLAWAGIDAAGIMRAVKKKK
- a CDS encoding DJ-1/PfpI family protein codes for the protein MATNTILFVIAHQGYQPVEYEVPRKLIEQAGFQIFTASNNLGTAVASDGSTTEVDFLINSVNAANYDGIFFIGGPGALENLDNQDSYNLLTAAAHQKKVIGAICISTRILAHAEILKGRHATGWNGDNLLGGIYKEYDVHYDPKEVIVDDAIITAIGPSAAREFGERIITLLQG